The window GAGAGGAGACGCTGAGAAAAGAAGCCATGAAAGTGATGTGCAACGTGGTGTACAACAGCACCTGGGCACAGGAGAGGTTCAGTGGTCTTAGGTGGGCTGCCTCACAAGACACAGTCTCACACACAATTTCACAAATTCACAAAATGAGTTGTGTTTTTTGTAGAAGTTCAAGGAGCGACAAAAACATTGtagttggagaaaaaaaaaagaagcagagcCATGAAGCAACACAACTGTTTGATAAAACCAAATTTAGATGGAAATATAATATATGTGTAACGTTCATTGTAATCTTAATTCTGCTTTTATGGAAATCAACATGTTTCCAGACAGCTAACTCCTTATCATGTCTCCTGCCAGGCTCCTGAGCGGCCTCATTGAGCGTCTGTCCTCCAGTGTCAATTGGTTGTCTCCTTCCAGCCTCCAGTTCTACGAGCTGCGCCTCATGTTCCTCATCACTGCGCTACGTCCAGAGCTCAGCACTCAACTTCAACAGGTAAGACAATCTAAAGTTACTCTGTGAGATATTTTTCTTAATCACCAAGAGAGTATTCCTTTTTGCCCTCtcacttttttattttcctcttccAGGAGGGAGGCTTGCCCATCCTCACTACAGCCTTGGAGAGCTGCCTGGAGGTGCAGTGGAAGGACCAGTATGAGTGTGTGCTGGACCCCGCGGCACCACCCATATCTCCGGAAGCGTCTCAGCGGATCATAGAGATCCTCAAAATCCTCTTCAATATAACCTACAGCGCCCACAGGCAGGAGCCAAGTGAGGTCAGTGAGGGAGCTGTGAGCCAGAGTCCAGCCTGTAGGTGTAAGAGAAAAGTCAGGAAGAAATCTAGACGTGCTGTCATCAGTCACGTCTGCGGTCATTTGAGGAACTACGGAAAATTCCTATGAgctgaaaacaaagacaaagaaaaccaAGCCAATCTTGGAATCGGTGGTGAGGCTTGTTTTCTCTCCCTTTAGGAAGACGCAGCTCTGTACCGACACCTGGTGGCGATTCTGCGCCTCTGCCTGATGAGGAAGTGTTTGTTGTCTGATGATACCAATGAGCTGCAGGGGTGAGCATTCTGGGGGACTTTTCTCATCCTTCATCTAACTCTGAGCTCTAACATCTCATACTGCACCATCACGTCTTTACAGCATGTATAATACGTTTTTATTAAGTCTGCTTGGAATACCTTTAAACCTTACCCAGGACTGCCAAAAAAATTAAGTGTTAAGTCTAAGCCTGATTCAGCAAGTTGAATCTCACTCTCATACTAATCATTGCTTTTAATGGGattataatataaaaatataaagagcTAATAAAACACATCTTCTTCTTGCTTGCTCATTGCTCACAGCTAGATTATATTTCCAATAGAGCTGATTTAATATTCCTGTTGTTGATAAATTCGTTATCCTGTTCTTTTGTTTCATTACATTTTGACTTTTAAAGgaaatctctttttttctgattctgttCTTACCATcagctgtgtttttatgttgatcTGCATAAAACAATCCTTCCCAAGCAAAGCGAACGATCACGCTCCTCTCCTCTCGCCCCTTGTCAATCCCTCAGTCACACAGTCAACCTGCTGTCAGCGCTGCCTCTCCAGTGTCTTGatgtgctgctcatggtgccTCTGGAGCCAAACTCCAAGCAAAGTCTGGGTGTCAATATGGActgtgtgcacatgctgctgATGTTCATGGAGACACGCCTGGACTTGGTGAGGGAGAAAGCAACATGACGAGAGGGGTTTATGCTTGGGGTATCTCCTTCGATTCCATCTGcgttttatttcttcatttatctttttatcTATCTGTGCTTTTCAGGGTGTTAAGATCAAAGCGAAGCTGACGCCAATCCTCAATCTGCTGACGGAGAGCTGCAGGGCTCACAGAGAAACACGCCTCTACATCAGGAAACATGTAACGTTGTGCAAAAAATGATCCCTCTGAGGAAGCTGTCAAATTCTGCTTTTCATTATATTCCGATTACACTAATGAGCAAAATATTGTGACCAGCCTCAATCTGGGCGGCTGCCACAGGAAAGTGCCCAGTAGCACCACACATGGAGATCCTGTATGCCCTGTGGAGCAGAACAGAAGGAGGCACCCTACAGCCCTTACCTCTCTAAGATGCACCATTTTTACGCCCAACACTTTGACCTCGAATTACTTAATATTTCCCAGATCTTGTCGGGCACTTTTTCTGTGAGTGTTCACAGCGGTTTTTGCCCATTTGTGTATGCTTGCATCCAGtgatgtttttcattttaaagatgAAGTCCTACATAAAATCCTAATGTGTCCCCCTCATTAGATCCTGCCTCCTCTGAGAGACGTGTCACAAAGGCCAGAGGAAGGCACCACAGTGAAGAATCGTCTGATTCGTCTCATGACTCATCTGGACACAGACCTCAAACACTGCGCTGCTGACCTCATCTTTGTCCTCTGCAAGGAAAACGGTAAACACGGTCACCCCTCATATGACATAGAAATGACACAAATGTATTTGTCAATGTGAATCTAAATTTTTACATAACTTTTGACCACCCTTACTTCTCTACCCAGTGGGCCGTTTTGTCAAGTACACAGGTTATGGCAATGCAGCGGGCCTGCTGGCTACCAGGGGACTGCTGGGAGGTCAGGGGCCCAGGAACTCCACCTCCAGTGCCCAGTACTCCAGCGACTCTGATTCAGACACCGAGGAGTACCGGCAGGTCAAAGATCGCATCAACCCGGTGACGGGGCGGATGGAGGCAGAGCAGACAGACCCCATGGAGGGCAtgacagaggaggagaaggaggaggaggccaAAAGGCTGATCATGCTCTTCAACAAGCTGTCCAGGTCGGCAAAGCATCAAATGCTTACAGACATACAATCTAAATATCTAACGGTAGTAAAGATGTATGAGTCTCAAATCGGTGATGAGGCTGTGTGTAAATTCTTGTTTAGTTAATCCTAATAACCCTCTTCCCTGAGGAAACTATTAAAAGATGTAATATTTCCAGGTGTGAACTAAAAATAAATGGTTATTTATTCACTTTAACACATCTTGTTCAAATGTTAAATGAAGCAGAGCAAAGCTGACTTTATTGTGACACTATAGCTGTGAAAAAAGACTTGAATCTCTGTTATCCAGTAATTTGGTATACCTTTAGGATTACTTAAAGACTGTTTCTTCATCATTTTTGTTTCAGATTAATATTAATGGACACCAATGCTCTCTTAGAAGCTTTGTATTTCCTCTTTTTATATGCAGAAGAATCATGAATAATTTCTGCAAAGAGCTCCACTGAAAGCGAAATTGTTTTTCTACACCTTTGAATTTCAGGGACAAGAATGAGAACAGTGTTACTGCTTATGAACCAACTGTCCGTGTCTTTTACATCTTGTTTTTCCAGAGACAACATCATCCAGCCGATGGGAGTGAATGAAGAAGGGAAGCTTGTCCCAATGTCGGGACTTGGGGAGAATTCCGTTGCTGACGAAGCGAAGCCCGAGACGGAGAAGGACGGAGAGGCAGATGAAGAAGACTGAATGTGTCTTTATTTGAGCTTGTCAGGGAATAAATTCTTGTTTTAACAGTGCGGATGACCCAaaagacaaaattaaaaaaaagaagaaagttaCAGAGCAAGCCATTCTGACAgtgactaaactaaacaaaagacGTGAAATGCTACTTTTATAGTCCTTCTTTTTTGGAGTCATCCTCATAACATACAGTGTAGAGCAGCTTTCACACTGGTTTGAGTTAAGAATGAAATTCTCAGTGTGTTGTAGGTCTTGGGAAGGAATCTATTTTAAGATGATCGTGATCTCTGTGTTTCAATAAAGTCTGAAAATCTCTCTAATAAGCTGCATCTGATGCGTCATTGAGATAGGACACTAACATGTGATGGACTCAACATCTGCGCAGCCTACAGAATGCATTTCATTCTCTGCCTGTGACAAGCTGCTGTAGATACTGACTGATTCCAGATGCTCTGATCGTGTGTGCACGGTTG of the Odontesthes bonariensis isolate fOdoBon6 chromosome 23, fOdoBon6.hap1, whole genome shotgun sequence genome contains:
- the LOC142374229 gene encoding chaperone Ric-8A-like; translated protein: MDVDVEGIIQCIKQGDEDGVQIQLQEFNKEYAQCFFVDTEEREKQKQRKLEEFRKNKVRDYDDSDSDIEEYEQEDRSLFLRQNLASVLVRFIKSGVKNHLLRVCLHTLRILSRDKKILSPLVTDSALLTLAKLAGLTTSDVSDESSDPDCDFYDNIIASLAEAKVLQSHAYEDEGEAEPVDQCEECPDIDEDSKSDISNTNSGDLDSISWYGSHRTSINEMHRGGTHQRVLERGRKDRRESKMVIEEEEGEGELGEETLRKEAMKVMCNVVYNSTWAQERFSGLRLLSGLIERLSSSVNWLSPSSLQFYELRLMFLITALRPELSTQLQQEGGLPILTTALESCLEVQWKDQYECVLDPAAPPISPEASQRIIEILKILFNITYSAHRQEPSEEDAALYRHLVAILRLCLMRKCLLSDDTNELQGHTVNLLSALPLQCLDVLLMVPLEPNSKQSLGVNMDCVHMLLMFMETRLDLGVKIKAKLTPILNLLTESCRAHRETRLYIRKHILPPLRDVSQRPEEGTTVKNRLIRLMTHLDTDLKHCAADLIFVLCKENVGRFVKYTGYGNAAGLLATRGLLGGQGPRNSTSSAQYSSDSDSDTEEYRQVKDRINPVTGRMEAEQTDPMEGMTEEEKEEEAKRLIMLFNKLSRDNIIQPMGVNEEGKLVPMSGLGENSVADEAKPETEKDGEADEED